From the genome of Natrinema marinum:
CGAAGATCACCGGGAAGATGTACTCCGAACGCCTCGGAAAGCTCAGCTTCGCGGTGTACTTCATCGGCTTTAACCTGCTGTACTTCCCGATGTTCCTCGCCTGGGAGACCCCCCGCCGGGTCTTCCACTACCCCGAGAGTACGCAACTGTACCACCAGATCGCGACGGTCGGGGCGTTCGTCCTCGGAGCGTCGGTCCTCCTCGTGATACTCACGCTCGCGAAGAGCCTGCGATCGGGCCCCGACGCTCCCGACAACCCGTGGACGTACTCGCGAACCGCCGAGTGGGCGATCCCCTCGCCGCCGCCGCTCGATAACTGGCCGAACCGGCCCAGCTACGCCAGCGGCCGACTCGAGTTCGTCGACGACGCGGCGACCGCGACCGACGGCGGCGTCGCGACCGGCAAGGACGCCGCTGGCACAGCGACGGCGAGCCACGAGGAGGAGCATGCGGACCACGCCAGCATCTGGCCGTTCGGCATCGGTATCGCGACCGCCGTGTTCTTCCTCGGCCTCAGCGGTATGACGCCGTACGTCTACACGTTCGTCAGCGAGCACATGCACGCCGGCGAGTTCATCACGCTGGCGGGGACGGCACCGGCAAAGAGCATCGTCTACCCGGTGCTGACCGCGATCGGCATCGGCCTGCTCGGGGTTACGCTGTTCAACTTCGGCCGCGAGCAGTTCGACGCTCCCGAGATGCTGGTCGCCGAACAGTGGCCGTTCGGCGGCATCAACAACGAAAAGCTCGGCGTCTGGTTCTTCCTGGCGTCGGACGTCGTCGTCTTCGGTGCCGCAATCGGTGCGTACGTCTTCATGCGCATCCACGGCGGCTGGAATAACTGGCATCTCGACGCCATCACCATGGCCGGCCTGTTCAACACGTACGTCCTCCTGACCTCGAGTTTCGCGGTCGTCGTGGCGCACGTGATGGCCGAACGCGGGAACAAGAAGGGACTGCTCGGCGCGCTCAGCGCTACGATCCTGCTTGGATTCGTGTTCATGGGCGTCAAGGCCTTCGAGTACACCAGCAAGTTCGCCGACGGTCACTACTGGTTCAGCGGGATCGAGTACTCGCTGTACTTCGTGACGACCGGCCTGCACGCGCTGCACGTCATCCTCGGGCTACTCATCGCCCTGTTCATGATCTACCGGATCGTGTCGGTCGATGCGTACCTCGAGGATCACATGCCGGTGGAGTACTTCGGCCTCTACTGGCACTTCGTCGACATCGTGTGGGTCTTCCTGTTCCCACTGTTCTACCTGATGTAGCGCCTCTGCGCTACACAGGTTCGTTTTTCGCGGTTTCGTGTTTTCCGACGCCGTAGGGCACCGTCTGACAGGCCAGTGACAACCTTGGACCGTCTCTCGCTCCGATCAGCAGTCGATTGCAGCCTGTGACGACGCTCGAGAGACCAGAGCGCACGGAATGTGTGTACGGGCCCAGCCGACGAGCAAGCCGCCTCACAACGCGGGACAGGGCGCCCGCTCACGTGCTGAGAGCAGGCGCTCGAGGTGCAGAACTAAAAAGAGACGCCGAGCGGCAGCAGCACGCTCACCCCGCCCAGACCAGCGCGTAGACGAAAGTAAACAGGAAGTAGATCAGGAAGACGGAGATTGCCGCCTTGAAGTGGAACGTGAACAAGTCGTACTCCTCGTCGTCGCGCTCCTCCTCGAAGGCCTCGAGTTCGGCCTCGGAACACTCCTCGGCGTGGTCGACGCCGATGTGGAAGGTTACGTACTGCTCGGATCGAAACGGCCGACCGCAGTACGGACAGGTCGCGCCGGGCGCGTGGTCCGGCGGCACGTCGTACTCTCGCTCGAGCGCGCTGTCGGTCGCCATTCGATCGGGTATTGCGGCGGCGCGAGGAAGTGTTTGCCGGTCTAGCTCGGGACGAACGGCGGGCTCATCGTCCCCTGGGAGACCAGATAGAGGCTCACCATCGTGAAAAAGACCATGACGACGATGAGCGGGTACTGGCTCCTGATCGCCTGGAGTTTGCCGGGGAAGAGGTCGAAGGAGACGGTGTGAGCGATCCACACCGCGAGGACGTGGCCGAGCAGGATGGCGGCGATCTCGAGGTAGCCGAACCAGCCGGGGAGGGCGTACTGGGTCGGGTTCGGCGGCGGGGAAAGCGGCGCTGCCACGGCGTCGACCAGCGACGGCCACAGCGAGAGCCCGAAGCCGACGTAGTGGGCGAAGTGGTAGCCGGCCGCGATGGCGAGCAAGGGTGCAGCAAATCGCAGCCCCAGATAGCGCCGGGAGAGGTACGTCTCGGCGCGCTCGCGAGTGCGGTCGATGGCGATCCAGTAGACCTTCCAGAACAGCCCGAAGCCGCCGACGAGCAAGGCCAGATAGACGAGCACCGGCGGGAGCCCGATTCCGACGAGGACTTCGATGGTCCGGACGCCCGCCGGCGTGACGATGAAGCCGCTGAAGGTCAGCTCCCAGACCAGCGCGAGGACGAATGCGACCAGCGAGGTGTCGGTGACGAGGTCGGCGTCGCTCAGTCGCGAGCCGGGGTATCGCAGCTCGAAGCCGTCGTCGGTGCGCTGGATCGGCGCGACGGCCCCGTAGAGCCGAAACCACAGCGAGAGAGGATCCCCGCGGCGAAACCACGTCGACGGCGAGAAGACGACCGCACTCGAGATGGTAAACAGCGAGTACATCAGGAGGACGGCCAGCAGCACGTCCGGCGACGAGGTCAGTGGCGCGACGATCTCGAGCCAGACGAACGTCAACAGCGCGACGACGGCAGGCCAGGACTCGAAAGCGTCCGGATAGGGCTCGTCGGCGGTCGGCAGCGCCTCGGCGATCCGCCGCCAGGGGTTGAGCGCCGGCCACGGGTTGCCGACGGTGTAGGTGACGATCGTCAGCAGAGCGCGACCGGCGACGAACGTGATCAGGACGGTCGCGCTCACCAGACCGATGTTGGGCCCGACGAGCCCGGCGGCGACGATGAGCGCGAGGCCCAGCAGTCCGACTGCGCCGAGTAACAGCGAACCGGCGGTCAGCAGTCGGTCCTTGGAGGTCTCGAGCGCGTGGTCGTGGTAGGTGCCGATCACGTCGCGGTCGGTGACGAGCATGGTCAATAGCGCCGACGCGCCAACGGTGCCGCCGCCGGTCGCGAGATAAAGCCACGTCGGAACAGTGACGTCGCCGCCGCCGGTCGTGAGGCCGGCGGCGACGTTGCTGGCGGCGGCGACGCCGGCACCGAGCCCGATGATCGCGAGCGTGGTGGCCAGTCCGATAGCGGTCCGGCGAGCGAGGGCCGAACGTCCACTCATTGCCGGCTAGTCGGAGCGGCGCCCCATCTACGTGTCGCTTCGGTCTCGAGGGCGACCGTCTCGGCTCGCGTTCGCCGCTTTTCCGGCGGACAGTTCCACTCGCACGGACGGCGGCGCGAGCGGGATGAGGTAAGGTATAAGTATCCGTCACCCACATTCCCCACTAATGGCGAGCCTTCGGACGTACGGCCTGATTTACGTGGCACTGATACTGCTAGCGACGGGGAAGTTCGTCTTCTTCCACTTCGACGGGATCTTCACCTATGGGATGGCCATCGGCGGAACGATGATTCTGGCGATCACCAAGACATCGCTCATCGCCGGCTACTTCCAGCACCTGAAAGACGAGCCCCGCTCGATCACTTACCTGATGCTCACCGCGGTGTTCATGGTCTTCCTGCTGACCCTCGCCGCGGGTTACTCGATCCAGTAAGCTCCTCTCGCCGCTTTTCACCCTCTGCTGTCGCTCGTCCGTCTATTCTGTTTGCTCGAAATCGAGCGAGAGCGTGACCTCGGTACTCGACTGCGGTCCGTTCGATCGGAAGCGAGACGCCCCGTCAGGTTAGCAACGCGAGCGTCTCGCGGGGGTCGACCAAGCCGCTGACCGTGACCATGACGCCCCAGATGCAGACGCCGAGCGCGATCACGCCGGCGAGAGTGGCGATCGTCGACACGTAGGGAACGAGGACGAGCACGGCAGCGCCCATACCCGCGGCGACCAGGGAGACGAGCGCCACCGAGCGGGCGACCCGGACGTAGTCGAAGGCGACCTCGCGATACATCACGACGACGTTGACCGCCGTGTAGATGCCGAAGGTGACGACCGTCGCGAACGCCGCGCCCGGAACGCCAAAGCGGGGGATCAAGAGTACGTTGAGACCGGCGTTGGCGATGGAGGTGAGGCCCTTGGCGACCGCCCGGTCGGACGCCCGGCCCAGGTAGTCGAGACCGTTGGTTGTCACGTTGGTGACGCCCTGAAAGACGACGTAGACCGCCATCAACTGGAGGACGGGGGCGGCGCCGGCGTACGCCTCGCCGAACACCAGCCGGACGGCCGGATCGGCGACGAGGATCAGGCCGACGGCCGCGGGGATGTAGAGCATGAGGACGTACTGTAGCGTCGACTCGTAGATCCGGGCGGCCTCCTCGAGCGCGTCGTTGGCCTTCTGCTCGCCGTAGGTCGGCGAGACGGAGAAACCGAGCGAGCCGGCGGGAACGAGGATGAACTCGGATATCTGCTTGCTGAGGACGTAGTAGCTCACCGCGAGGGGATCGAGGAAGAAGCCGACGAGCACCGTGTCGATCCGATTGTCGATGACGCTGGCGCTGGTTGAGGCGGTCAAGGGGATACTGTACCGGAACATCCGGTTGCGGAGCGATTTGTCGCCGCCGCCGTCGTCGTGGGTCGCGTAGAACCGCCGGTAGAGGAAGATCAGCCCGACGAGCGCTGCGAAGGTCGCGCCGACCAGATAGCCGAGCATGGCACCGACGACGCCGAACCCGAGAAGGGTCAGGGCGACGACGAGGACGACGCGCGTGACGTTGGCGACGACGCTGAGGACCGCGCTGAGTTCGACCCGGTTGAACCCCTGAAAGAGCGTCTGCCCGTAGGAGTTCAGCGACTGAAAGACGAGGTAGACGCCGCCGACGAGCAGGGGTGTCGCCGCTTCGGGCGTATTGAGCAGGGCTGCAATCCGCTCGTGGCCGACCACCATCGTCCCGGTGACGACCGCGATCAACACCAGTCGGTAGCCGAACGACGTTCGGAGAATGTAGGGGATTTTCCCGTCGTCGGTCTCCTTGTACTCGGCGATGTAGCGCGCGGCGGAACGAGCGCTGCCGAGGTCGGTGAACATGCCCGCAACGCCGATGACCGCGATCGCGAAGAACAGCAGTCCGTACTCGTCTGGCGTGAGCAGCGTCCGCGCGAGCAACAGCATCAACAGCCCGTTGGCGACGTTGGTGACGAGTCGCGCCCCCAGCGTCGCCTTGAAGCCGTCGACGATCCGCTCAGTGACCGACATCGATCCTAGTGAGCACCGAGGCGGTCGGACGGCCGCGACGCCCCGACAGCGTCGACTCCGCGCTCGCGACTCGAGAGAGCGCCGACGGACGGACCGGTCGGTATCGACGGGAGGACACGTTCCTGATCACTGGGCTGACGGTCACGGACTGACGACATTGTTATCGCCCACCTACCCCGAATCGGACCTCGACGGGCAGCCGAAAGGATGCCGTAACCGGCGGCCGTCGTCCGTCTCCGTCGACTGAGGGCGACCGGGTTCGACGGTCGCGGAGTTTCACGTTTCGGGGTCGTCCGCGGACGCCAACGTTCCCGCGACCGAGACAGTCGTCGAGCGTAGCACTGACCGTTTTCCGTTCGATTCGCGTACGTCTACCCAGATGACGCGGACAGCCACGATCGTCGACACGTACCGGCTCGCACCGGAGGTCAAGGGATTCCGCCTCCGCGTCCCCGGCGAGGAACTCGCGTTCGATCCCGGGCAGCACACCACCGTTCGGTTCGACGCCGACGGGAAGGAGGTCGTCCGCCCGTACAGTCCGACGACCCTCCCCGGCACCGACGAGATCGAGATCGGCGAGTTCGAGGGGAACCTCTCCCTCGAGGAGCCCGACCGCGATATCGCTCTGCTCGCGAGTGGGACCGGCCTCACGCCGTTGCTCTCGATCCTCCGGCAGTACGCCCGCGACGGCAGCGGCGACGCGCACCTCGTCTTCGGCGAGCGGACGGCCGACTCGATCTTCCACCGGAGCACGCTCAACGAGCTGGCCGCAACGTACGACTCCGTTACGGTGACCTACACCCTGTCGGACCCCGGGTGGGACTGGCTCGATCGCGCCGGCTACGTCCAAGAGCACGTAGAAGACCTCTTCGACGGGTTCGAAGAGCGGGATTGCTACGTCTGCGGTGTCCCGGCGATGGTCGTCGAGACGACCGAGCGGCTCCGGGAGCTGGGCGCCCCCGACGAACGGATCCACAGCGAGGGGTGGGAATCGGACGCGGCCGCCGACGAGCGAGACTGAGCGAGGGAGTGGACTCGTCGGCGACGCATCGGTCGCTCGAGCGGGCGCAGAACACGCAGGCCGAACCTCCTACTGTCCGTGATAGAAAGGTTACGACGGGACCGCTCTCGAGCGGACATCGGTCCGCGGTCGGAAGCATGGAAGCGCTGAACATCGCATTGGTCACGATCGGGACGCTGACGCTGGTCCTCAGCCTCGTCTCCGGATTGCTCCAGGACAGGGCGTACCTCCCGTCCGAGCCGATGGCAGCGGCGACCCTCGGCGTCGTGCTCGGCCCGATCGGCCTGAACCTCCTCCACCTCGAGGGTTTCGACGACCCGTTTCTCGTCTTAGAACAGTTCGCCCGGATCACGGTTGGGCTCGCCGTCATGGCGGCCGCGCTCAGGCTCCCGAGCGGGTACGTTTCGGACAACGACCGAGGAATGGCGGCGGTCCTCGTCCCGGGAATGGTCGCCAAGTGGCTCGTCAGCAGCGCCCTCGTGTACGCGCTCGTGGGCGTCCCGGTCTGGATCGCACTCCTCATCGGCGCAGTCGTCACGCCCACCGATCCGGTGCTGGCCGGAACGATCGTCACCGGTAACGCCGCAGAGCGGTACATCCCGGAATCGATTCGGAACCTCCTGACCGCCGAATCGGGAGCCAACGACGGCCTTGCGTACCCGCTCGTCTTCCTCCCACTGTTGGTGCTCCAGCATCCGCTCGATCGGGCGCTCACCGATTGGGCGCTCGGAGCGCTCCTCTGGGGGGTCGGCGCGGCCGTCGCCATCGGTGCAGCCGTCGGTGCAACCGCCGGCTGGATCGAGCGCCAATCCAGCGAACACGCCTTCCTCGAGGAGTCGTCGCTGTTGAGCGTCACCGTCGCGTTCACGTTCGCCGTCCTCGGGGGCGTCAAGCTACTCGGCAGCGACGGCATCCTCGCAGTCTTCGTCGCCGGATTGCTGTTCAATCGCTTCGCCGAGTCGACCGACGAGATCGACGAACAGAAGGTCCAAGAGACGGTGCTCCGCCTGTTCACCTTCCCGATCTTCGTCCTCTTCGGGCTGGTGATTCCCTGGAAGCAGTGGCTCGAGCTCGGGTGGTCGGGTGTGGCGCTCGCGGCCAGCATTCTCCTCCTGCGACGCACGCCGATGATGCTCGTGTTCGACCGGTTCGTCGACGATGTCGACGCCCGCGGCGCGGTCTTCGCGGGCTGGTTCGGCCCGATCGGCATCGCGGCCATCTTCTACGCGACCGTCGCCCACCGCGTTCTGGGCACCGAGATCGTCTGGAGCGTGACCAGCCTCGTCGTCGCGAGTTCGATCCTCGTCCACGGCCTCACGGCGACGCCGCTGACGAAGCTGTACGGCCACGCGATGGACGAAAACCACCGCCAATCGGAGGATACCGACCGCTCCGACTCGTCGTCCGCGTTCGCCGACGGGTGAGGCGGGCGATCGGGCCGAGTTCGATGCACGCTCCTCGAGCGTCCAGCTCTTCGAGAAACGAGCGGCAGAAAGAAGATCGAACGAGCGACAGGGACGCGCAGGTACTGCTCGGACGCGTTACTCGTTGCCGAACATCTGGCGCATCATCGGATGCATCTCCATGAGCTGTTCCTCGGCGATCTCCTCGTACAGCTTGTACGTGATCGAGACCGCGAGCAGCAGGCCCGTCCCGGAGACGTTCCCGATGGTGCCGAGCATGTTGGCCCAGACGGCCAGCAGCCCGACGAGCGCGCCGCCGATGACGGTCACCTGCGGGATATACCGCTCCATGACCTTCTCGATGACGCCGACGTTCTGTCGGAAGCCGGGGATCTGCATCCCGGAGTTCTGGATCTGTTTCGCCGTCGATTCGGGACCCATGTCCGTCGTCTCGACCCAGAAGATGGCGAAGATCGCACCGCCGACGACCATGAACGTGACGTCGATGCCGATGCGGATCATCACCTGCCACCACTCCTGGGCGACGTTCGCCGTCCACCACATCCAGTCCCGCGGCGAGTAGATCGGCGCGAGATAGTAGAACAGCCCGCCGGTGGGCTGGCCTTGTGAGTAGACACCGAGCCAACTGGGCATGCTCGCCAGCTGACGGTTCAGAATCTGGCCCATGAACTGGACGTTCGCCTGCACTGCGCGAACGAGGATCATCGGCAGGACGCTCGCGTAAATGAGCTTCACGGGGAAGCGACCGCGTGCGCCCTTCACTCGAGCGTGGCTCAACGGGATCTCGACACGGACCGACTCCGCGTAGACGACGATCCCGAAGATGAGCAGCGTCGTCAGCAGGGCGATGATGTGCCCCTGGTTGATGAGCAGCGCCTGCAGCCCTTCGCCGGAGATGATCGAGCCGACTTCAACCTGGCCCGTCAGAATGCGGTACCAGTCGAAGAAGAACCCGCCGGCCGCGGGCTGAATGAACCCGGTGACCAGACGTTGGCTCACACCGGCGATGATGAACAGGCCGATCCCGCTGCCGACGCCCCATTTGCTGACGACCTCGTCCATGTAGAGGATGAGGACGCCACCGATGAAGATCTGGGCGAAGATCAGCAACTGGACCTGCGTCTGCCCGAGGGCGAGTCCCCCGAGTTGCAGCGACGACTGGGCTGGCAGGAAGCCGCCGGCGAACACCATCGGCAGTCCGGTCAGGATCACCATCAGGACGACCAGCACTTTCTGGAGACCCTGATAGAGGACCTGATCACGCGGGTCGTCCGTGTCGAGCCCGAGCAGGTTCGCCCCGCCGAGCAGCTGTAAGACGATGCTCGCGGTGACGATCGGTCCGATACCGACCTGCAGCACCGACCCCTGAGAGCCGGCGAGGATCGCGCGGAACTGCCCGAAGAGGTCGTTCGCCCCGCCCGACTGCAGACCGAACAGCGTGACGTTCGTCAGGAAGAAGTACAACATGAGGATGCCCGCCGTCCACATTAGCTTGCGCTTGAAGGGGACGTGCCCCTCCGGACGGCGCACTGCTGGCATCCGCGTCAAGACCGGTTCAGCGGCTTCCTTCCATCCCATAGGTTATTCCTCGTCCTGTTCAGCGTCGGCTTCGGCCTCGTCCTCGGCCGCCCGCTCCTCGCCGCGCTCGGAGAGAACCGCCTCGCCGCCAGCGGCCTCGAGTTTCTCTTCCGCTGCGTCGGAGAAGGCGTCCGCGGTGACGGTCAGTTCGTTGCGAACCTGCCCCGAGCCGAGGACCTTGACGACGTCGACCTCGTGGCCGTCCTCGACGATATCGCGCGCGTCGAGTTCGTAGCCGCCGTCGGTCTCCTCGGCGAGGTCGTCGGCGACGTAGAGGATCGCGTCCTCGTCGAGTTTCTGGACGTCGATCTCGGCGACATCCTCGCGGATGTCGTGCGGTCGCTTGAAGCCGTGTTTGCCCTTCGGTTCGTAGTTGTGGAACTCGTGTTTGCTGCGCCCGGCACGGCCGCGTCCACCGCGGTGGCCCGCACCGCGTCGATTCTTGTGGGAACCGCCGCTGTGGGTCCGCGAGCCGCGCTGGCGTCGTTTTTTGCTCGTCATGGTTATCGCATCGATTCTAGCAGGTCGTTAATCTGCCCCGTTGTATGCTTTCCGAGTTGGCCGCCCTCGACGGTCGGCTTCTTGATACCGTCGTGACCTCCCCGCGGCGGGTGAAGTCGAAGCGTCGGTGACAGTCCCTCGTCACGAAGCGTCGTCTCCTCCGCGAGGAGCGCCTCGGCAAGGCCGCCGAAATCGTCGTACTCGGTGTGCTCGGCGAGCCACTCCTCGTCGACGTCCGCCTGCTTGCCCTCGAGGGGCTCCGCTCGCTTCGCGAGCAGGGTCTCGAGCACGTCGGCATCGGGCTCGCCGACGGCGACGTAGTCGTTGACCTTCGCGATCATCCCCTCGTACGCATCGGTCTCGGGGACGAGCGTGCAGTGGTTGACGTTGTGGATGTTAAGCATCGACAGGGTGTCCTGAACGTCTTCCTGTCGATTCACTTCGCCGCGAATCTGGACGATCGCCTTCATCACTCGCTCACCTCGGCACCCTCGCTGCCGCGATTCCGGCGCGGCCGGCGCGACTGAGAGGCGTTCTCGAGGGCGTTGAACGTCGCCTTCGCCAGGTTCACCGTCGTTCGGGTGTTGCCGTGGCTCTTGGTCCAGGCGTTCTCGATGCCTGCCAACTCGAGGACGTGCCGGACGGTGTCACTGGCGGCCAGCCCGAGCCCTTCGGGGGCGGGGATGACCTCGACCTCGACGGAGCCGGCCTTGCCGGTCGTCCGTCGGGTCAGCGAGTGGGGCCGGTCCGAACGGTCCTCCCAGGACCCCGATCCGCGGGGCACCTGGATCATGTTCAGCTTCGCGATACCGATCGCCTTCTGGATGGCAGAGCCGACCTGATCGTCTCGGCCTTCGGCGTAGCCGATGAAGCCGTCGCGGTTGCCGACGGCGACGACACAGCGGAACTTCACGCGTCGTCCGGAGTCGGTCATCCGCTGGACCATGTTGATGTCCAGCACCTCGTCTTCCAGTCCGGGAAGGAGCTGGTCGACGAGTTCGGGCTCCTTCAACGGGAGGCCCGAGTTGAGGGCGGTCTCCATATCGTCGATCTCGCCCTCTTGGACCATCCGACCGAGACGGGTGACGGGTTCCCATCCACTGTCGTTGTAGTTGTTTCCACTCATTCGAGAATCGCCTCTCGTACCTCGTCGAAGTGTTCGGGTAGTTCGGTCGCGTCGAACTCGCCGCTGTACAGCGACTCGTCTAACTGTTCGGCGTACTCGGCGATGTGTTCGCCGCGGGTACGCGACCAGTCAGCCAGCACGCTGTCGTTGTGCGGGATCTCGAGGCCGGCGTCGATGGCCCCTTCCTGCACCGCGAACACCTTGTTGCCGGGCGTGGCCGTGTTGAGGCCGATGTCGAGGACCGCTTCCTCGAGACCAGCCTCGACGGCTCGTGTGCCGGCCAGCAGGCCGGTCAGGTACGCCGCGGAGATGTTGCTCGTGGGAGCGTCCCAGCCGTACTCTGCGAGATCGCTCGAGTGTGCGCTCGCGAGCGTCTCGTCGCCCTGTGGTCCGGGAGTGATCAGCTGCGCCGTAGTGTGCTTGTTGCTCTTGCGAGCGACGAGGCGGGGCTTGCCCGATTTCAGCAGGCGCAACCTCTGGTGGTAGTCCGTCCGGACCTCACGGCGACGCCGCATCGGTACTTTGTATCGTGGTCCTGTCGCCATTATTGGTCACCGTAGTTGTCGTCGATGTAGTTCAACAGGTACCGGACGCTGCGGAACTCCCCGCCGCCAGCCTTCTTGTAGAGCTCGCGGTACTGCGTGGGCGTCAGCTCGCCCTTGTCGCGGAGTTCGCGCAGCTTCCGTCGCTGTGCGCGGATCTTGTTCTGCCACTCCTCTTTCTCGTTCTGGCGTGCGCCTTTCTTGCCGCGGCGCTTGCCCTGGCCCTTCTGGTGGCCGTATGCGCGTTTCTCGTTGCGCTCGCGGGCGCGACCGCGGGAGTTGCCCGACGAGTCGGCCGCCCGAATGCGACCCTCGTCGACCAGTTCGCGGATCTCGTCGCGAGTGATCGCTTCGGCGATGTCGCCCTGGGCGTCGGGGTCGAGCCAGACGCGGTTCTTGCCGACGTCCAAGACGTCGGCAGCCAGTCGCTTCTGTGCGGAGAGATCAGTCATCTGCTTCCACCTCGACTTCCTCGTAGGTCGGGTTCAGGACGCGGACGCCCTGTTCCTCGGCCTGTTCTTCGATACGTTCGCGCTTGCGCGCACCGACCGCCGAGGCGATCCGAACCGCCTCGCGGTCGCCGTCGACGCCCTCGAGGTCGTCGAGATTTTCGACGTAGACCTCCTCGAAGCCGCTCGGGTGTTTGCCTCGGACGGCCGTCGGCGTTCGGTAGCCGGCCTGGACTTTCGGGCCCTTGCCCTTGACGCCGCGGCGCTGCTTGGACAGCGTACCGCGGGGCCGACGCCAGGATTCCGGCGTCCGCTTTTTCTTGTGGTAGTCCTGCCGGTTGAACTGCGGTTTCCCCTCGCTTTTCCGCCGAGCGAGGAGTCGCTCCTCGTTCTCGGAGAGGTCGGGCGTCTTCTCGGTCAGCCCGCGGGGCTGCAGTTCGGTCTCGACGTCTTCGGCGGGTTCCTCCGCTTCCTCGGCGCCCTCGTCCTCGATCTCGGCCTCGGTCTCCTCGGTGACCTCGAGGTCACCGACGTCGGCTTTGATGCGGGCCGCGAGCGCGTTCCCGATGCCCTCTGCATCGGCCAGGTCGTCCTGGTCGGCTTCCTTGACGTCCTCGATGGACTCGAAGCCGGCCTCGCGCAGGGCCTCGGCCTTGCTCTCGCCGACGCCGCTGATGTCCTCGAGCGTCTGTGGGTCGTCGTTGTCGTCTGCCATCTATCAGACACCTCCTTTGGCGGGTTTGTTGGTGATGTAGACCCCGTCCTGGAAGATGCGGGTGTCCTTGCCGCTGACCTTGGTCAGCTGCTCGATGTCAGCTGCCGTCTGCCCGACGTGGTCTTTGTTCGGGCCGGAGAGGACGAGCTGCTCGTCGTCGACGCTGACCTCGGTGTCACCGTGGATAGTCGTTCGTCGCGGTGCCTTTTCGCCGAGGAAGTTCTCGATGACGACTTCCTCACCCTCCACGCGGACCTGCATCGGGAAGTGAGAGTAGAAGACCTCCATCTCGTACTCCCAGCCCGCGGTCACGCCGTGGAAGGCATTGGTGATGTGGCTCTCGAAGGTGCCGACGGTCGAGTTCGTCTTCGCGTCCTCGGCGTCGCTTTCGATGACCACCTGGTCGTCGTCGACCTCGACGATCACGTCGGGGTACCAGAGGCGGCGCGTAACGCTGCCTTCCGGCCCTTCGACGGTCACGTCGAACCGATCGACCTCGACGGTTACGTTTTCGGGAATTTCCAGTTCGACTCGCATTGTTAGTAGACGTACGCGATCACCTGGCCCCCAATACCCTGCTCACGCGCCTCGTAGTGGCTCATGATGCCACTGCTCGTCGTGACGACGAGGGCACCGAAGTCTCGAGCGGGGAGATACCGTTTCTCCCACTTCTCGAAGTCCTGGGCGCCGACCGCGTAGCGGGGCTTGATGGGGCCGCACTCGTTGATCGCTCCTTTCAGTTCGACCTCGAACTGACCGGCTTTGCCGTCGTCGACGTACTCGAAGCCGTCGATGTACCCGCGGTCGTAGAAGACCTCGAGCACGCTGCCGATCTCGTTCGAGGCGGGCGTTACCTCGTGGGTGAGATGACCCACGCTCTCGGCGTTGTCGAGTCCCGAGAGCGCGTTGCTGAGTGGATCGTTTCCGGTCATGTTATCGATACTTCTTGAATCCCATGTCGCGGGCGATCTCGCGGAAGCACTGTCGGCAAAGGTTGATGTCGTACTTGCCGACGAGCCCCTGCTCGCGGCCACAGCGCTGGCAGGACTCGATCTGTCCCGTGCGCTTTGCCGCGTGCTCGCCCGTG
Proteins encoded in this window:
- a CDS encoding cbb3-type cytochrome c oxidase subunit I, yielding MSDLPPKTSIKRWLVTTNHKDIGVLYLGTAMFFLLFGGLLALLFRAHLWQAGGTGLLTNDQYYQSVTAHGLIMVFWFLSPIASGFANYFVPLQIGAKDLAFPRLNALSYWFYLFSGVLMGLSFFQGGSFSGGWTMYSPLNVPMYNSVMEATAGSNATILALTLFVLSITLGTVNFLTTMHRSRAEGLGLWNMPMFSWSWLLTVWMMLFAFAALLAALLLLAVDRVFLTQYFATNEGSSLLWAHVFWFFGHPEVYIVFFPALGIMFEIFQTFTGRRLVGRKWVIIAMVLVAVQSFLVWMHHMFLSTINLPIKTLFMATTIGISLPFDLMVFAMIYTMVKGRVRFTTPFLFALGALVLFILGGITGVFLGAVVLDYEFRGTYWVVAHFHYVMVSGVTALIGGLYYWWPKITGKMYSERLGKLSFAVYFIGFNLLYFPMFLAWETPRRVFHYPESTQLYHQIATVGAFVLGASVLLVILTLAKSLRSGPDAPDNPWTYSRTAEWAIPSPPPLDNWPNRPSYASGRLEFVDDAATATDGGVATGKDAAGTATASHEEEHADHASIWPFGIGIATAVFFLGLSGMTPYVYTFVSEHMHAGEFITLAGTAPAKSIVYPVLTAIGIGLLGVTLFNFGREQFDAPEMLVAEQWPFGGINNEKLGVWFFLASDVVVFGAAIGAYVFMRIHGGWNNWHLDAITMAGLFNTYVLLTSSFAVVVAHVMAERGNKKGLLGALSATILLGFVFMGVKAFEYTSKFADGHYWFSGIEYSLYFVTTGLHALHVILGLLIALFMIYRIVSVDAYLEDHMPVEYFGLYWHFVDIVWVFLFPLFYLM
- a CDS encoding DUF7410 domain-containing protein, which codes for MATDSALEREYDVPPDHAPGATCPYCGRPFRSEQYVTFHIGVDHAEECSEAELEAFEEERDDEEYDLFTFHFKAAISVFLIYFLFTFVYALVWAG
- a CDS encoding cytochrome C oxidase subunit IV family protein, coding for MASLRTYGLIYVALILLATGKFVFFHFDGIFTYGMAIGGTMILAITKTSLIAGYFQHLKDEPRSITYLMLTAVFMVFLLTLAAGYSIQ
- a CDS encoding flippase → MSVTERIVDGFKATLGARLVTNVANGLLMLLLARTLLTPDEYGLLFFAIAVIGVAGMFTDLGSARSAARYIAEYKETDDGKIPYILRTSFGYRLVLIAVVTGTMVVGHERIAALLNTPEAATPLLVGGVYLVFQSLNSYGQTLFQGFNRVELSAVLSVVANVTRVVLVVALTLLGFGVVGAMLGYLVGATFAALVGLIFLYRRFYATHDDGGGDKSLRNRMFRYSIPLTASTSASVIDNRIDTVLVGFFLDPLAVSYYVLSKQISEFILVPAGSLGFSVSPTYGEQKANDALEEAARIYESTLQYVLMLYIPAAVGLILVADPAVRLVFGEAYAGAAPVLQLMAVYVVFQGVTNVTTNGLDYLGRASDRAVAKGLTSIANAGLNVLLIPRFGVPGAAFATVVTFGIYTAVNVVVMYREVAFDYVRVARSVALVSLVAAGMGAAVLVLVPYVSTIATLAGVIALGVCIWGVMVTVSGLVDPRETLALLT
- a CDS encoding ferredoxin--NADP reductase, with translation MTRTATIVDTYRLAPEVKGFRLRVPGEELAFDPGQHTTVRFDADGKEVVRPYSPTTLPGTDEIEIGEFEGNLSLEEPDRDIALLASGTGLTPLLSILRQYARDGSGDAHLVFGERTADSIFHRSTLNELAATYDSVTVTYTLSDPGWDWLDRAGYVQEHVEDLFDGFEERDCYVCGVPAMVVETTERLRELGAPDERIHSEGWESDAAADERD